Proteins co-encoded in one Haloarcula sp. DT43 genomic window:
- a CDS encoding potassium channel family protein, which produces MDTWLRRTLVYLVALAGIILGYAVAYDYGMATFENNPQPFLRSLRVVVETFTTTGYGSDAPWSTTEMRLLVIVMDITGVVLIFLALPVLLFPLFEEAMETTAPNTVENGLDDHVVICQFSPRGETLTAELDTWGVDYIVVEPDRDRANDLYEEGYDVIHADPQSVDGLERARLSSARALVADASDQVNTSIILTAREVDESVQTVSVVKEPDRAKYHDLAGADAVLSPRGLLGESLASKVTTGVSTTLGDSIEIGEDFDIAELPIHRGSDLVGTTLADSGIREETGVNVIGAWFRGQFVSPPDPDAELDGSTVLLVSGTEGQLEQLKELTLSSVRGFRRGETVIIGAGEVGQTITSALTDADVPHTVLDRNDVPGADVVGDATEPDDLRHAGVGAARTVILALSEDTDTEFATLVIRDLNPDVEVIARAEESENVRKMYRAGADYVLALSTVSGRMLASTILEDEDVISMDQQVEVVRVAADGLGNTTLGDADVRSRTGCTVVAIERDGAVLTDLGPDATIEPTDRLVIAGTDDGVTRFQSLFG; this is translated from the coding sequence ATGGACACCTGGCTGCGGCGGACGCTGGTGTATCTCGTCGCGCTCGCCGGCATCATTCTCGGCTACGCCGTCGCCTACGACTACGGGATGGCGACGTTCGAGAACAACCCACAGCCGTTCCTCCGGTCGCTCCGGGTCGTGGTCGAGACGTTCACCACGACCGGCTACGGCTCCGACGCGCCCTGGAGCACCACGGAGATGCGGCTGCTCGTCATCGTGATGGACATCACCGGCGTCGTCCTCATCTTCCTCGCGCTGCCGGTGTTGCTGTTTCCGCTGTTCGAGGAGGCGATGGAGACGACGGCCCCGAACACGGTCGAGAACGGGCTGGACGACCACGTCGTCATCTGCCAGTTCTCGCCCCGGGGCGAGACGCTCACGGCCGAACTCGACACCTGGGGCGTCGACTACATCGTCGTCGAACCGGACCGGGACCGGGCCAACGACCTCTACGAGGAGGGGTACGACGTCATCCACGCCGACCCACAGTCCGTCGACGGACTGGAGCGGGCGCGCCTGTCCTCGGCCCGCGCGCTCGTGGCCGACGCCTCCGACCAGGTCAACACCAGCATCATCCTCACCGCCCGCGAAGTCGACGAGTCCGTCCAGACCGTCAGCGTCGTCAAGGAGCCCGACCGCGCGAAGTACCACGACCTCGCCGGTGCCGACGCCGTCCTCTCGCCGCGGGGGCTGCTCGGCGAGAGCCTCGCGAGCAAGGTGACGACCGGCGTCTCGACGACGCTCGGGGACTCAATCGAAATCGGTGAGGACTTCGACATCGCCGAACTCCCGATTCACCGCGGGAGCGACCTCGTCGGGACGACCCTCGCGGACAGCGGCATCCGCGAGGAGACCGGCGTCAACGTCATCGGCGCGTGGTTCCGCGGCCAGTTCGTGAGCCCGCCCGACCCAGACGCCGAACTCGACGGCAGCACGGTCCTGCTGGTCTCGGGCACCGAAGGGCAACTGGAACAGCTCAAGGAGTTGACCCTCTCCAGCGTGCGCGGCTTTCGCCGCGGGGAGACGGTCATCATCGGTGCCGGCGAGGTCGGCCAGACCATCACGTCGGCGCTCACGGACGCCGACGTGCCGCACACGGTGCTCGACCGGAACGACGTGCCCGGCGCCGACGTCGTCGGCGACGCCACGGAGCCCGACGACCTGCGACACGCCGGCGTCGGTGCGGCCAGGACGGTCATCCTCGCGCTCTCGGAGGACACCGACACCGAGTTCGCGACGCTGGTCATCCGCGACCTCAATCCCGACGTCGAGGTCATCGCCCGCGCCGAGGAAAGCGAGAACGTCCGGAAGATGTACCGCGCGGGCGCTGACTACGTCCTCGCGCTGTCGACGGTCAGCGGCCGGATGCTCGCCTCGACGATTCTCGAAGACGAGGACGTCATCTCGATGGACCAGCAGGTCGAGGTCGTCCGCGTCGCCGCCGACGGGCTCGGGAACACGACGCTCGGCGACGCCGACGTCCGCTCGCGGACGGGCTGTACAGTCGTCGCCATCGAACGCGACGGCGCGGTGCTCACCGACCTCGGCCCCGACGCGACCATCGAGCCGACCGACAGGCTCGTCATCGCCGGCACCGACGACGGCGTGACGCGGTTCCAGTCGCTGTTCGGCTAG
- a CDS encoding bifunctional N(6)-L-threonylcarbamoyladenine synthase/serine/threonine protein kinase: protein MRVLGIEGTAWAASAAVFETPDPARATDDDHVFIETDAYAPDSGGIHPREAAEHMGEAIPTVVETAIEHAHERAAGNGDDSAPIDAVAFARGPGLGPCLRIVATAARAVAQRFDVPLVGVNHMVAHLEVGRHRSGFDSPVCLNASGANAHILGYRNGRYRVLGETMDTGVGNAIDKFTRHVGWSHPGGPKVERHARDGEYHELPYVVKGMDFSFSGIMSAAKQAVDDGVPVEDVCRGMEETIFAMLTEVAERALSLTGADELVLGGGVGQNDRLQRMLGEMCEQRGAAFYAPEHRFLRDNAGMIAMLGAKMYAAGDTVAIEDSRIDSNFRPDEVAVSWRGTEESVDRHRAAETEVQGAEATVRFEGDRVVKERVSRSYRHPRLDERLRTERTRQEARLTSEARRHGVPTPLVRDVDPQDARIVFQRVGEADLRELLSEPRVADVGRWLARIHDAGFVHGDPTTRNVRVGTRGGHPDRTVLIDFGLGYYTQEAEDHAMDLHVLAQSLAGTADDPEALLSAAEDAYRTESDHADAVFASLDDIEGRGRYQ, encoded by the coding sequence ATGCGCGTTCTGGGTATCGAGGGAACCGCCTGGGCAGCCAGTGCTGCGGTGTTCGAGACGCCGGACCCGGCCCGGGCGACCGACGACGACCACGTTTTCATCGAGACTGACGCCTACGCGCCCGACAGCGGCGGCATCCACCCCCGCGAGGCCGCCGAACACATGGGCGAGGCCATCCCGACCGTCGTCGAGACGGCCATCGAGCACGCCCACGAGCGAGCGGCCGGCAACGGGGACGACAGCGCGCCAATCGACGCGGTGGCCTTCGCCCGCGGGCCCGGGCTGGGGCCCTGTCTGCGCATCGTCGCCACGGCCGCCCGGGCGGTCGCCCAGCGGTTCGACGTGCCGCTTGTCGGCGTGAACCACATGGTCGCCCACCTGGAAGTGGGCCGCCACCGCTCGGGCTTCGACTCGCCGGTCTGTCTGAACGCCTCCGGCGCGAACGCTCACATCCTGGGCTACCGGAACGGCCGGTACCGCGTACTAGGCGAGACGATGGACACCGGCGTCGGCAACGCCATCGACAAGTTCACCCGCCACGTCGGGTGGTCCCACCCCGGCGGTCCGAAGGTCGAACGGCACGCCCGTGACGGCGAGTACCACGAACTGCCCTACGTCGTCAAGGGGATGGACTTCTCCTTCTCGGGCATCATGAGCGCCGCCAAGCAGGCCGTCGACGACGGGGTCCCGGTCGAGGATGTCTGTCGCGGCATGGAGGAGACAATCTTCGCCATGCTGACCGAGGTCGCCGAGCGGGCGCTGTCGCTGACCGGGGCCGACGAGTTGGTGCTTGGCGGCGGCGTCGGTCAGAACGACCGCCTCCAGCGGATGCTCGGCGAGATGTGCGAGCAACGCGGCGCGGCGTTCTACGCGCCCGAACACCGCTTCCTGCGTGACAACGCCGGGATGATAGCGATGCTGGGCGCGAAGATGTACGCGGCCGGCGACACCGTCGCCATCGAGGACTCGCGTATCGACTCGAACTTCCGGCCCGACGAGGTGGCCGTCAGCTGGCGCGGGACCGAGGAGTCCGTCGACCGCCATCGGGCGGCCGAGACCGAGGTCCAGGGTGCGGAGGCGACGGTCCGCTTCGAGGGCGACCGCGTGGTCAAAGAGCGCGTGTCTCGGAGCTACCGCCACCCGCGACTCGACGAGCGCCTCCGGACCGAGCGCACCAGACAGGAGGCCCGCCTCACCAGCGAGGCGCGCCGTCACGGCGTCCCGACGCCGCTGGTTCGGGACGTGGACCCACAGGACGCCCGCATCGTCTTCCAGCGGGTGGGCGAGGCGGACCTCCGCGAGCTGCTGTCCGAACCGCGGGTCGCGGACGTGGGCCGCTGGCTCGCCCGCATCCACGACGCCGGCTTCGTCCACGGCGACCCGACGACGCGGAACGTCCGGGTCGGGACCCGCGGCGGTCACCCCGACCGCACCGTCCTCATCGACTTCGGTCTGGGCTACTACACGCAGGAGGCCGAGGACCACGCGATGGACCTCCACGTGCTGGCCCAGTCGCTCGCGGGGACAGCGGACGACCCCGAGGCGCTGCTGTCGGCCGCCGAAGACGCCTACCGGACCGAGAGCGACCACGCCGACGCGGTGTTCGCAAGCCTCGACGACATCGAGGGCCGGGGCCGGTACCAGTAG
- a CDS encoding 30S ribosomal protein S27ae, translating into MPHNEYYNDGELDRETCPRCGDTVLAEHEDRQHCGKCGYTEWK; encoded by the coding sequence ATGCCGCACAACGAGTACTACAACGACGGCGAACTCGACCGCGAGACCTGCCCCCGGTGTGGCGACACCGTCCTCGCCGAGCACGAGGACCGCCAGCACTGCGGGAAGTGCGGCTACACCGAGTGGAAGTAA
- a CDS encoding 30S ribosomal protein S24e produces the protein MDIDIIEEDENPMLHRTDVRFEVVHDEATPSRLSVRDSLAATLNKDAEEVVIHKLDTKFGMRKTVGYAKVYDSPEYARDVEQDHMLERNKIVADGEEEAEEA, from the coding sequence ATGGATATCGACATCATCGAAGAAGACGAGAATCCCATGTTGCACCGCACGGACGTCCGGTTCGAGGTCGTCCACGACGAAGCCACCCCTTCCCGTCTCTCTGTCCGCGACTCTCTTGCGGCCACGCTGAACAAGGACGCCGAGGAAGTCGTCATCCACAAGCTCGACACCAAGTTCGGCATGCGGAAGACGGTCGGCTACGCGAAGGTCTACGACAGCCCCGAGTACGCCCGCGACGTCGAGCAGGACCACATGCTCGAGCGCAACAAGATAGTCGCCGACGGCGAGGAAGAGGCGGAGGAAGCATAG
- a CDS encoding AAA family ATPase, translating to MDAPLWTETHAPELSEIRQPKARDHLQGAIEEPMNLLVHGPKGSGKTAAVRAFAREVHDNPDADFTELNVADVFDMTKKEVANDPRFASFIDSKRRRESSKADLINHVLKESASYSPVSGSYKTILLDNAEGMREDFQQALRRVMEQYYEATQFVIATRQPSAVIPPIRSRCFPVVMREPTHEETASVLEDIVTAEGVDHDDDGIEYVAGYAEGDLRTAVLAAQTTAEAEGEVTMDAAFETLNAVEADDQVEQMVEAAEEGRFTDARSTLDDLLVDEGYGASDVLDDVLDVARSRYSGARLAEVHRLAGETDMALVDAANERIHLSRLLAQLGQQ from the coding sequence ATGGACGCGCCGCTGTGGACGGAGACACACGCCCCGGAGTTGTCGGAGATTCGTCAGCCGAAGGCCCGCGACCACCTCCAGGGGGCCATCGAGGAGCCGATGAACCTCCTGGTCCACGGGCCGAAGGGGAGCGGGAAGACGGCCGCCGTCCGCGCGTTCGCCCGGGAGGTCCACGACAACCCCGACGCGGACTTCACCGAACTCAATGTCGCCGACGTGTTCGACATGACGAAAAAAGAGGTCGCCAACGACCCGCGCTTCGCGTCGTTCATCGACAGCAAGCGCCGGCGCGAGTCCTCGAAGGCCGACCTCATCAACCACGTCCTCAAGGAGTCCGCCAGCTACTCGCCGGTGTCTGGCAGCTACAAGACCATCCTGCTGGACAACGCCGAGGGGATGCGCGAGGACTTCCAGCAGGCGCTGCGCCGGGTGATGGAGCAGTACTACGAGGCGACGCAGTTCGTCATCGCGACGCGCCAGCCCTCCGCTGTCATCCCGCCGATACGGTCGCGGTGTTTCCCGGTCGTGATGCGCGAACCGACCCACGAGGAGACGGCGTCGGTGCTGGAGGACATCGTCACCGCGGAGGGCGTCGACCACGACGACGACGGCATCGAGTACGTCGCCGGCTACGCGGAGGGGGACCTCCGGACGGCCGTGCTGGCCGCCCAGACGACCGCCGAGGCGGAGGGCGAGGTGACGATGGACGCCGCCTTCGAGACGCTGAACGCCGTCGAGGCCGACGACCAGGTCGAGCAGATGGTCGAAGCGGCCGAGGAGGGACGCTTTACCGACGCGCGCTCGACGCTGGACGACCTGCTCGTCGACGAGGGGTACGGCGCGTCTGACGTCCTCGACGACGTGCTTGACGTGGCGCGGTCGCGCTACTCCGGGGCCCGGCTGGCCGAGGTCCATCGGCTGGCCGGCGAGACGGACATGGCGCTCGTCGACGCCGCCAACGAGCGAATCCACCTCTCGCGCCTGCTGGCACAGCTGGGCCAGCAGTAG
- a CDS encoding NAD+ synthase, which yields MATAESIVRADEPLDLTFSDAELEAHRDHITSFIADQVDAAGVDTVVMGLSGGIDSTLVSHLAVEALGEDAVHGLVMPSEVNRADNMSDAERVANDLLGIEYDVIEINPLIDAFLDAYPDVEGDQLAVGNLRVRCRAVLNYLVGNHEGALVLGTGNRSEALVGYYTKYGDGAVDCHPIAALYKQQVRQLAKHVGVPDDLAEKTASAEMWAGQTDADEMGMDYDTLDSILALHVDGGVPAAATAEHVGVPIAAVETVREMYESSAHKRAMPPGPDPLY from the coding sequence ATGGCAACGGCCGAATCCATTGTCCGTGCCGATGAGCCGCTGGACCTGACGTTTTCCGACGCCGAGCTGGAGGCGCACCGCGACCACATCACCTCGTTCATCGCGGACCAGGTCGACGCCGCCGGTGTCGACACCGTCGTGATGGGGCTGTCGGGAGGCATCGACAGCACGCTCGTCTCCCATCTGGCCGTTGAGGCGCTCGGCGAGGACGCCGTCCACGGGCTCGTCATGCCGAGCGAGGTCAACCGCGCGGACAACATGAGCGACGCCGAGCGGGTCGCCAACGACCTGCTCGGCATCGAGTACGACGTCATCGAAATCAATCCGCTGATCGACGCGTTCCTCGACGCCTACCCCGACGTCGAGGGCGACCAGCTCGCCGTCGGGAACCTCCGGGTACGCTGCCGGGCGGTGCTGAACTACCTGGTCGGCAACCACGAGGGGGCGCTGGTCCTGGGGACCGGCAACCGCAGCGAGGCGCTGGTGGGGTACTACACGAAGTACGGCGACGGCGCGGTCGACTGTCACCCCATCGCGGCGCTGTACAAGCAACAGGTCCGACAGCTGGCGAAACACGTCGGCGTCCCGGACGACCTCGCGGAGAAGACGGCAAGCGCCGAGATGTGGGCCGGCCAGACCGACGCCGACGAGATGGGGATGGACTACGACACGCTGGACTCTATCCTCGCTCTGCACGTCGACGGCGGCGTCCCGGCGGCCGCGACAGCCGAGCACGTCGGCGTCCCGATAGCCGCCGTCGAGACCGTCCGTGAAATGTACGAATCGAGCGCGCACAAGCGGGCGATGCCGCCGGGGCCGGACCCGCTGTACTGA
- a CDS encoding DUF3105 domain-containing protein: MVDCEYCTESFDGEDAYLDHLADAHGGELGAIDRRRVEAHTGDGDGAALPVGPIVIGVVVLFAIGLTAYVTQLGGGGSGDADLVGTAGAQPLSAVEASGVEASSLDDTGDSDRLAGVKQFPDRGANHVGEGSAIDYQRVPPLSGTHYGSTVGAGFYEATPLLGSLVHTLEHGAVVVYYDPDELSPEARTSLREFSSVHTGTWRSVVVVPNPNDDPSAPYVVTAWRHELTMDGYDAETVHAFLSEYLGRGPENPVR, from the coding sequence ATGGTCGACTGTGAGTACTGTACGGAATCGTTCGACGGCGAGGACGCCTACCTCGACCACCTCGCCGACGCCCACGGCGGTGAACTCGGCGCAATCGACCGCCGGCGCGTCGAGGCCCACACCGGCGACGGGGACGGGGCCGCCCTCCCGGTCGGCCCCATCGTCATCGGCGTCGTCGTCCTGTTCGCCATCGGGCTCACGGCGTACGTGACCCAGCTTGGCGGCGGCGGTTCGGGCGACGCCGACCTCGTCGGGACGGCGGGCGCACAGCCGCTCTCGGCGGTCGAGGCCAGCGGTGTCGAGGCGTCGTCGCTCGACGACACCGGCGACAGCGACCGCCTGGCCGGCGTCAAGCAGTTCCCGGACCGGGGGGCCAACCACGTCGGGGAGGGCAGCGCCATCGACTACCAGCGGGTCCCGCCGCTCTCCGGGACACACTACGGGTCGACGGTGGGTGCGGGCTTCTACGAGGCGACGCCGCTGCTCGGTTCGCTCGTCCACACGCTCGAACACGGCGCGGTCGTCGTCTACTACGACCCCGACGAGCTATCGCCCGAAGCCAGAACGAGCCTCAGGGAGTTCTCCAGCGTCCACACCGGCACCTGGCGGAGCGTCGTCGTCGTTCCGAACCCCAACGACGACCCCAGCGCGCCCTACGTCGTGACGGCGTGGCGACACGAGCTGACGATGGACGGCTACGACGCCGAGACCGTCCACGCGTTCCTCTCGGAGTATCTGGGTCGCGGTCCGGAGAACCCGGTTCGATGA
- a CDS encoding enoyl-CoA hydratase/isomerase family protein: MVQTTSGDGIRTLTLDRPDRRNALTSAALRDLEAAVEAATEPVLYLHGAGEAFCAGADLDEVQALDAASAESFAALGQRVARALESYDGAVVAGIDGAARGGGVELALACDIRVATPEATLAETGVKLGLFGAWGGTARLPEIVGTGEALDIALSGRTLDAETALRMGLVSRVTAEPRTVAEAVAAVDADALRVLKARIRDDADRETQEQREQQAFADLTAKRE, from the coding sequence ATGGTACAGACCACGAGCGGCGACGGTATCCGCACCCTGACGCTCGACCGACCCGACCGGCGCAACGCCCTCACCAGCGCGGCGCTACGTGACCTCGAAGCGGCGGTCGAGGCAGCGACCGAGCCGGTGCTGTACCTCCACGGCGCTGGCGAGGCGTTCTGTGCCGGCGCGGACCTCGACGAGGTACAGGCACTCGACGCGGCGAGCGCCGAGTCGTTCGCGGCGCTGGGCCAGCGGGTCGCCCGGGCGCTCGAATCCTACGACGGGGCCGTCGTCGCCGGCATCGACGGCGCGGCGCGGGGCGGCGGCGTCGAACTGGCGCTGGCCTGTGACATCCGGGTGGCCACGCCCGAGGCGACCCTGGCCGAAACCGGGGTCAAACTCGGGCTGTTCGGCGCGTGGGGCGGGACGGCGCGGCTCCCCGAGATCGTCGGGACCGGCGAGGCGCTGGACATCGCGCTGTCGGGCCGCACGCTCGACGCCGAGACGGCGCTGCGGATGGGGCTGGTCTCGCGGGTCACCGCGGAACCACGGACCGTGGCCGAAGCGGTCGCGGCCGTCGACGCCGACGCGCTCCGGGTACTGAAAGCGCGGATACGGGACGACGCCGACAGGGAGACACAGGAGCAACGCGAACAGCAGGCCTTCGCCGACCTCACCGCGAAGCGCGAGTAG
- a CDS encoding DUF7114 family protein, which yields MEEVAAVRRAALAAVDDVEPDRLHGRLDARLEDASLAPGVLTLVSAGATSDPPVDLGDGVADRAAGVQLIYEGLSLTRQLARDDPWVTGDRDTADLDILIADILVSRGFYLLARTEAADAAVSVVRSFGHDQTVRRTTDDESLDAALETDILELAVVAGATAAGVRPTPTLREYATELAADGLPSNAELLAEDVADALRARAGAEQPSGDGTEAAADH from the coding sequence ATGGAGGAAGTGGCGGCAGTTCGCCGAGCGGCGTTGGCGGCAGTCGACGATGTCGAGCCCGACCGGCTTCACGGTCGCCTCGACGCTCGCCTCGAGGACGCGTCGCTGGCACCCGGCGTCCTGACGCTCGTCAGCGCAGGCGCGACCAGCGACCCGCCGGTCGACCTGGGCGACGGCGTCGCCGACCGCGCCGCCGGCGTCCAACTCATCTACGAGGGGCTCTCGCTGACCCGGCAACTGGCTCGCGACGACCCCTGGGTCACCGGCGACCGCGACACGGCCGACCTGGACATCCTCATCGCCGACATCCTCGTCTCCCGTGGCTTCTACCTGCTGGCCAGGACCGAGGCCGCCGACGCCGCCGTCTCCGTCGTCCGCTCGTTCGGCCACGACCAGACGGTCCGCCGGACGACCGACGACGAGAGCCTCGACGCCGCCCTCGAAACCGACATCCTCGAACTCGCGGTCGTCGCCGGGGCCACCGCCGCCGGGGTCCGGCCCACCCCGACGCTGCGCGAGTACGCGACCGAACTGGCCGCCGACGGCCTCCCGTCCAACGCCGAGTTGCTCGCCGAGGACGTCGCCGACGCCCTCCGGGCCCGTGCGGGGGCCGAACAGCCCTCCGGCGACGGGACCGAGGCCGCCGCCGACCACTGA
- a CDS encoding tyrosine-type recombinase/integrase: protein MNPTDPLDNLGGGDTMSGEIPPAPEDYEFTYPLVSRRSEEDLGEFGMNMVDDYRDFKHELLSWLAHYGKHPEKREGLADSTLESTHYKLETAFRWLWQHENQYTTSFTPNHADKFIRVLNQSKGMIDSTVLHHAKDIKRLFKFYNHARGKDYEWDVEVELSQSNGGDERDYLRRAAFEPLYQAALEYSSVKNYHSVTPEERDRLKIFVSQRLGIPKEKVGPEEFKEANSWKYPSIIATTLDTGLRPIEVGRAKVSWVNLEDEELNIPKDESTKNDAIWNCSLKSRTAKTLERWLDERASLTKYDDRDELWLTQKATQYGSKSCNALLQRLIENGDVPIPEHQDVTFYSIRHGTATYWANHVGPHHAREQLRHSSLQTTMKYLHSDAETRNSAVEQIW, encoded by the coding sequence ATGAACCCGACTGACCCCCTCGACAACCTCGGCGGTGGGGACACGATGAGCGGGGAGATTCCACCCGCACCCGAGGACTACGAGTTCACCTACCCACTCGTGAGCCGACGCTCCGAGGAAGACCTCGGGGAGTTCGGGATGAATATGGTGGACGACTACCGCGACTTCAAGCACGAACTCCTGTCGTGGCTCGCTCACTACGGAAAGCACCCCGAGAAGCGCGAGGGGCTGGCAGACTCGACGCTCGAATCCACCCACTACAAACTCGAAACTGCGTTCCGTTGGCTGTGGCAACACGAGAACCAGTACACCACCTCGTTCACGCCCAACCACGCAGACAAGTTCATTCGCGTGCTGAACCAGTCGAAGGGGATGATTGACTCGACGGTTCTTCACCACGCGAAGGACATTAAGCGACTGTTCAAGTTCTACAACCACGCGCGTGGGAAGGACTACGAGTGGGACGTGGAGGTGGAACTCTCACAGTCGAACGGTGGGGACGAACGCGACTACCTCCGACGTGCGGCGTTCGAGCCGCTGTATCAAGCCGCGCTCGAATACTCCTCGGTCAAGAACTACCATTCGGTGACACCCGAGGAGCGTGACCGGCTCAAGATATTCGTCTCACAACGACTCGGTATCCCGAAAGAGAAGGTTGGCCCTGAGGAGTTCAAAGAGGCGAACTCGTGGAAGTACCCCTCGATAATAGCGACCACGCTGGACACCGGACTCCGACCCATCGAAGTCGGACGCGCGAAAGTCTCGTGGGTGAACTTGGAGGATGAGGAGTTGAACATCCCAAAAGACGAATCCACCAAGAACGACGCAATCTGGAACTGTTCCCTCAAGAGCCGGACGGCGAAGACATTGGAGCGGTGGCTCGATGAGCGCGCGTCTCTCACCAAGTACGACGACCGAGATGAGTTATGGCTCACGCAGAAAGCAACACAGTACGGGTCGAAGTCGTGTAACGCTCTGCTCCAGCGACTCATCGAGAACGGGGACGTTCCGATTCCCGAACACCAAGACGTGACCTTCTATTCCATTAGGCACGGAACGGCCACATATTGGGCCAACCACGTCGGGCCACACCACGCCCGCGAACAACTCAGGCACTCATCGCTCCAGACAACGATGAAATACCTACACTCGGACGCGGAAACGCGCAACAGCGCGGTGGAACAAATCTGGTAG
- a CDS encoding HTH domain-containing protein: MTNDTSRPRGEGGEYVEEITPEDALAVFTDNEPLTAKEVAEELGVVRRTAYNKLDKLKERGDLRKKKVGSRAVVWWRPE; encoded by the coding sequence ATGACCAACGACACATCCCGTCCGCGAGGAGAGGGGGGAGAGTACGTAGAGGAGATAACTCCCGAGGATGCCCTCGCGGTTTTCACAGACAACGAACCACTCACGGCGAAAGAAGTCGCGGAAGAACTCGGCGTAGTTCGACGGACAGCCTACAACAAATTGGACAAACTCAAAGAACGGGGCGACCTCCGAAAGAAGAAGGTCGGCTCACGAGCAGTAGTCTGGTGGCGACCGGAGTGA